From a single Ailuropoda melanoleuca isolate Jingjing chromosome 12, ASM200744v2, whole genome shotgun sequence genomic region:
- the POU2F2 gene encoding POU domain, class 2, transcription factor 2 isoform X6, whose product MTQLFPQPCGAGSMVHSSMGAPEIRMSKPLEAEKQGLDSPSEHTDTERNGPDTNHQNPQNKTSPFSVSPTGPSTKVGILSGLHLTFWGPGPCLSPPQIKAEDPSGDSAPAAPPPPQPAQPHLPQAQLMLTGSQLAGDIQQLLQLQQLVLVPGHHLQPPAQFLLPQAQQSQPGLLPTPNLFQLPQQTQGALLTSQPRAGLPTQAVTRPTLPDPHLSHPQPPKCLEPPSHPEEPSDLEELEQFARTFKQRRIKLGFTQGDVGLAMGKLYGNDFSQTTISRFEALNLSFKNMCKLKPLLEKWLNDAETMSVDSSLPSPNQLSSPSLGFDGLPGRRRKKRTSIETNVRFALEKSFLANQKPTSEEILLIAEQLHMEKEVIRVWFCNRRQKEKRINPCSAAPMLPSPGKPASYSPHLVTPQGGAGTLPLSQASSSLSTTVTTLSSAVGTLHPSRTAGGGGGGGGAAPPLNSIPSVTPPPPATTNSTNPSPQGSHSAIGLSGLNPSTGSTMVGLSSGLSPALMSNNPLATIQALASGGTLPLTSLDGSGNLVLGAAGAAPGSPGLVTSPLFLNHAGLPLLSAPPGVGLVSAAAAAVAASISSKSPGLSSSSSSSSSSSSTCSEAAAQTPGGPGGPEAGSKPE is encoded by the exons ATGACACAGTTGTTCCCCCAGCCCTGCGGGGCGGGCAGCATGGTTCACTCCAGCATGGGGGCTCCAG AAATAAGAATGTCTAAGCCCCTGGAGGCCGAGAAGCAAGGTCTGGACTCCCCGTCAGAGCACacag ACACTGAAAGAAATGGACCAGACACTAACCATCAG AACCCCCAGAATAAGACCTCCCCGTTCTCCGTGTCCCCAACTGGCCCCAGCACCAAG GTGGGCATTCTCTCTGGCCTCCACTTAACATTCTGGGGTCCCGgaccctgcctctctcccccccaGATCAAGGCTGAAGACCCCAGTGGCGACTCAGCCCCAgcagcacccccgcccccccagccagCTCAGCCGCATCTGCCCCAGGCCCAACTCATGTTGACGGGCAGCCAGCTAGCCGGG gaCATACAACAGCTCCTCCAGCTTCAGCAGCTGGTGCTTGTGCCGGGCCACCACCTACAGCCACCTGCTCAGTTCCTGCTGCCACAGGCCCAGCAGAGTCAGCCAG GCCTGCTACCGACACCAAATCTCTTCCAGCTACCTCAGCAAACCCAGGGAGCTCTTCTGACCTCCCAGCCCCGGGCCGGGCTGCCCACACAG GCCGTGACCCGCCCCACGCTGCCCGACCCGCACCTCTCGCACCCGCAGCCCCCCAAATGCTTGGAGCCACCATCCCACCCCGAGGAGCCCAGTGACCTGGAGGAGCTGGAGCAGTTCGCCCGCACCTTCAAGCAACGCCGCATCAAGCTGGGCTTCACACAG GGTGACGTGGGCCTGGCCATGGGCAAGCTCTACGGCAACGACTTTAGCCAGACGACCATCTCGCGTTTCGAGGCCCTCAACCTGAGCTTCAAGAACATGTGCAAACTCAAGCCCCTCCTGGAGAAGTGGCTCAATGACGCAG AGACTATGTCTGTGGACTCAAGCCTGCCCAGCCCCAACCAGCTGAGCAGCCCCAGCCTGGGCTTCGACGGGCTCCCCGGCCGGAGACGCAAGAAGAGGACCAGCATCGAAACAAACGTCCGCTTCGCCTTAGAGAAGAGTTTTCTAGCG AACCAGAAGCCTACCTCAGAGGAGATCCTGCTGATCGCAGAGCAGCTGCACATGGAGAAGGAAGTGATCCGCGTCTGGTTCTGCAACCGGCGCCAGAAGGAAAAACGCATCAACCCCTGCAGCGCAGCCCCCATGTTACCCAGCCCCGGGAAGCCGGCCAGCTACAGCCCCCATCTG gTCACACCCCAAGGGGGCGCTGGGACCTTGCCATTGTCCCAAGCTTCCAGCAGTCTGAGCACAACAG tTACTACCTTATCCTCAGCTGTGGGGACGCTCCACCCCAGCCGGACAgccggagggggtgggggcgggggcggggccgcgccCCCCCTCAATTCCAtcccctctgtcactcccccacccccggccaccACCAACAGCACAAATCCCAGCCCTCAAGGCAGCCACTCGGCTATCGGCTTGTCGGGCCTGAACCCCAGCACGGG AAGCACAATGGTGGGGTTGAGCTCCGGGCTGAGTCCAGCCCTCATGAGCAACAACCCTTTGGCCACTATCCAAG ccCTGGCCTCTGGTGGAACCCTGCCCCTTACCAGCCTTGACGGCAGCGGGAACCTGGTGCTGGGGGCGGCTGGCGCGGCCCCGGGGAGCCCCGGCCTGGTGACCTCACCACTCTTCTTGAACCACGCTGGGCTGCCCCTGCTCAGCGCCCCGCCTGGCGTGGGCCTGGTCTCGGCAGCTGCTGCGGCTGTGGCGGCCTCCATCTCCAGCAAGTCTCCGGGCctctcctcgtcctcctcctcatcctcgtCCTCGTCCTCCACTTGCAGTGAGGCGGCAGCACAGACCCCTGGAGGCCCTGGGGGGCCCGAGGCAGGGTCCAAGCCCGAGTGA
- the POU2F2 gene encoding POU domain, class 2, transcription factor 2 isoform X4 encodes MTQLFPQPCGAGSMVHSSMGAPEIRMSKPLEAEKQGLDSPSEHTDTERNGPDTNHQNPQNKTSPFSVSPTGPSTKIKAEDPSGDSAPAAPPPPQPAQPHLPQAQLMLTGSQLAGLTALMPAQQQLLLQQAQAQLLAAAVQQSSAAAAAAAASTSSSSSSSSSSASSSTSQPPASSGGGDLPPPQPASQPPGTPQLTLSQPIQLTAQDIQQLLQLQQLVLVPGHHLQPPAQFLLPQAQQSQPGLLPTPNLFQLPQQTQGALLTSQPRAGLPTQAVTRPTLPDPHLSHPQPPKCLEPPSHPEEPSDLEELEQFARTFKQRRIKLGFTQGDVGLAMGKLYGNDFSQTTISRFEALNLSFKNMCKLKPLLEKWLNDAETMSVDSSLPSPNQLSSPSLGFDGLPGRRRKKRTSIETNVRFALEKSFLANQKPTSEEILLIAEQLHMEKEVIRVWFCNRRQKEKRINPCSAAPMLPSPGKPASYSPHLVTPQGGAGTLPLSQASSSLSTTVTTLSSAVGTLHPSRTAGGGGGGGGAAPPLNSIPSVTPPPPATTNSTNPSPQGSHSAIGLSGLNPSTGSTMVGLSSGLSPALMSNNPLATIQALASGGTLPLTSLDGSGNLVLGAAGAAPGSPGLVTSPLFLNHAGLPLLSAPPGVGLVSAAAAAVAASISSKSPGLSSSSSSSSSSSSTCSEAAAQTPGGPGGPEAGSKPE; translated from the exons ATGACACAGTTGTTCCCCCAGCCCTGCGGGGCGGGCAGCATGGTTCACTCCAGCATGGGGGCTCCAG AAATAAGAATGTCTAAGCCCCTGGAGGCCGAGAAGCAAGGTCTGGACTCCCCGTCAGAGCACacag ACACTGAAAGAAATGGACCAGACACTAACCATCAG AACCCCCAGAATAAGACCTCCCCGTTCTCCGTGTCCCCAACTGGCCCCAGCACCAAG ATCAAGGCTGAAGACCCCAGTGGCGACTCAGCCCCAgcagcacccccgcccccccagccagCTCAGCCGCATCTGCCCCAGGCCCAACTCATGTTGACGGGCAGCCAGCTAGCCGGG CTCACGGCGCTGATGCCCGCTCAGCAGCAGCTCCTCCTGCAGCaagcccaggcccagctcctggcCGCCGCCGTGCAGCAATCCAgtgccgccgccgctgccgccgccgcctccacctcctcctcctcttcctcctcctcctcctctgcctcctcctcgacctcgcagcccccagcctcctctggggGGGGCGACCTGCCACCACCACAGCCTGCCAGCCAGCCCCCCGGGACCCCACAGCTCACCCTCTCCCAGCCCATCCAGCTCACGGCACAG gaCATACAACAGCTCCTCCAGCTTCAGCAGCTGGTGCTTGTGCCGGGCCACCACCTACAGCCACCTGCTCAGTTCCTGCTGCCACAGGCCCAGCAGAGTCAGCCAG GCCTGCTACCGACACCAAATCTCTTCCAGCTACCTCAGCAAACCCAGGGAGCTCTTCTGACCTCCCAGCCCCGGGCCGGGCTGCCCACACAG GCCGTGACCCGCCCCACGCTGCCCGACCCGCACCTCTCGCACCCGCAGCCCCCCAAATGCTTGGAGCCACCATCCCACCCCGAGGAGCCCAGTGACCTGGAGGAGCTGGAGCAGTTCGCCCGCACCTTCAAGCAACGCCGCATCAAGCTGGGCTTCACACAG GGTGACGTGGGCCTGGCCATGGGCAAGCTCTACGGCAACGACTTTAGCCAGACGACCATCTCGCGTTTCGAGGCCCTCAACCTGAGCTTCAAGAACATGTGCAAACTCAAGCCCCTCCTGGAGAAGTGGCTCAATGACGCAG AGACTATGTCTGTGGACTCAAGCCTGCCCAGCCCCAACCAGCTGAGCAGCCCCAGCCTGGGCTTCGACGGGCTCCCCGGCCGGAGACGCAAGAAGAGGACCAGCATCGAAACAAACGTCCGCTTCGCCTTAGAGAAGAGTTTTCTAGCG AACCAGAAGCCTACCTCAGAGGAGATCCTGCTGATCGCAGAGCAGCTGCACATGGAGAAGGAAGTGATCCGCGTCTGGTTCTGCAACCGGCGCCAGAAGGAAAAACGCATCAACCCCTGCAGCGCAGCCCCCATGTTACCCAGCCCCGGGAAGCCGGCCAGCTACAGCCCCCATCTG gTCACACCCCAAGGGGGCGCTGGGACCTTGCCATTGTCCCAAGCTTCCAGCAGTCTGAGCACAACAG tTACTACCTTATCCTCAGCTGTGGGGACGCTCCACCCCAGCCGGACAgccggagggggtgggggcgggggcggggccgcgccCCCCCTCAATTCCAtcccctctgtcactcccccacccccggccaccACCAACAGCACAAATCCCAGCCCTCAAGGCAGCCACTCGGCTATCGGCTTGTCGGGCCTGAACCCCAGCACGGG AAGCACAATGGTGGGGTTGAGCTCCGGGCTGAGTCCAGCCCTCATGAGCAACAACCCTTTGGCCACTATCCAAG ccCTGGCCTCTGGTGGAACCCTGCCCCTTACCAGCCTTGACGGCAGCGGGAACCTGGTGCTGGGGGCGGCTGGCGCGGCCCCGGGGAGCCCCGGCCTGGTGACCTCACCACTCTTCTTGAACCACGCTGGGCTGCCCCTGCTCAGCGCCCCGCCTGGCGTGGGCCTGGTCTCGGCAGCTGCTGCGGCTGTGGCGGCCTCCATCTCCAGCAAGTCTCCGGGCctctcctcgtcctcctcctcatcctcgtCCTCGTCCTCCACTTGCAGTGAGGCGGCAGCACAGACCCCTGGAGGCCCTGGGGGGCCCGAGGCAGGGTCCAAGCCCGAGTGA
- the POU2F2 gene encoding POU domain, class 2, transcription factor 2 isoform X11, whose product MTQLFPQPCGAGSMVHSSMGAPEIRMSKPLEAEKQGLDSPSEHTDTERNGPDTNHQNPQNKTSPFSVSPTGPSTKVGILSGLHLTFWGPGPCLSPPQIKAEDPSGDSAPAAPPPPQPAQPHLPQAQLMLTGSQLAGLTALMPAQQQLLLQQAQAQLLAAAVQQSSAAAAAAAASTSSSSSSSSSSASSSTSQPPASSGGGDLPPPQPASQPPGTPQLTLSQPIQLTAQDIQQLLQLQQLVLVPGHHLQPPAQFLLPQAQQSQPGLLPTPNLFQLPQQTQGALLTSQPRAGLPTQPPKCLEPPSHPEEPSDLEELEQFARTFKQRRIKLGFTQGDVGLAMGKLYGNDFSQTTISRFEALNLSFKNMCKLKPLLEKWLNDAETMSVDSSLPSPNQLSSPSLGFDGLPGRRRKKRTSIETNVRFALEKSFLANQKPTSEEILLIAEQLHMEKEVIRVWFCNRRQKEKRINPCSAAPMLPSPGKPASYSPHLVTPQGGAGTLPLSQASSSLSTTVTTLSSAVGTLHPSRTAGGGGGGGGAAPPLNSIPSVTPPPPATTNSTNPSPQGSHSAIGLSGLNPSTGPGLWWNPAPYQP is encoded by the exons ATGACACAGTTGTTCCCCCAGCCCTGCGGGGCGGGCAGCATGGTTCACTCCAGCATGGGGGCTCCAG AAATAAGAATGTCTAAGCCCCTGGAGGCCGAGAAGCAAGGTCTGGACTCCCCGTCAGAGCACacag ACACTGAAAGAAATGGACCAGACACTAACCATCAG AACCCCCAGAATAAGACCTCCCCGTTCTCCGTGTCCCCAACTGGCCCCAGCACCAAG GTGGGCATTCTCTCTGGCCTCCACTTAACATTCTGGGGTCCCGgaccctgcctctctcccccccaGATCAAGGCTGAAGACCCCAGTGGCGACTCAGCCCCAgcagcacccccgcccccccagccagCTCAGCCGCATCTGCCCCAGGCCCAACTCATGTTGACGGGCAGCCAGCTAGCCGGG CTCACGGCGCTGATGCCCGCTCAGCAGCAGCTCCTCCTGCAGCaagcccaggcccagctcctggcCGCCGCCGTGCAGCAATCCAgtgccgccgccgctgccgccgccgcctccacctcctcctcctcttcctcctcctcctcctctgcctcctcctcgacctcgcagcccccagcctcctctggggGGGGCGACCTGCCACCACCACAGCCTGCCAGCCAGCCCCCCGGGACCCCACAGCTCACCCTCTCCCAGCCCATCCAGCTCACGGCACAG gaCATACAACAGCTCCTCCAGCTTCAGCAGCTGGTGCTTGTGCCGGGCCACCACCTACAGCCACCTGCTCAGTTCCTGCTGCCACAGGCCCAGCAGAGTCAGCCAG GCCTGCTACCGACACCAAATCTCTTCCAGCTACCTCAGCAAACCCAGGGAGCTCTTCTGACCTCCCAGCCCCGGGCCGGGCTGCCCACACAG CCCCCCAAATGCTTGGAGCCACCATCCCACCCCGAGGAGCCCAGTGACCTGGAGGAGCTGGAGCAGTTCGCCCGCACCTTCAAGCAACGCCGCATCAAGCTGGGCTTCACACAG GGTGACGTGGGCCTGGCCATGGGCAAGCTCTACGGCAACGACTTTAGCCAGACGACCATCTCGCGTTTCGAGGCCCTCAACCTGAGCTTCAAGAACATGTGCAAACTCAAGCCCCTCCTGGAGAAGTGGCTCAATGACGCAG AGACTATGTCTGTGGACTCAAGCCTGCCCAGCCCCAACCAGCTGAGCAGCCCCAGCCTGGGCTTCGACGGGCTCCCCGGCCGGAGACGCAAGAAGAGGACCAGCATCGAAACAAACGTCCGCTTCGCCTTAGAGAAGAGTTTTCTAGCG AACCAGAAGCCTACCTCAGAGGAGATCCTGCTGATCGCAGAGCAGCTGCACATGGAGAAGGAAGTGATCCGCGTCTGGTTCTGCAACCGGCGCCAGAAGGAAAAACGCATCAACCCCTGCAGCGCAGCCCCCATGTTACCCAGCCCCGGGAAGCCGGCCAGCTACAGCCCCCATCTG gTCACACCCCAAGGGGGCGCTGGGACCTTGCCATTGTCCCAAGCTTCCAGCAGTCTGAGCACAACAG tTACTACCTTATCCTCAGCTGTGGGGACGCTCCACCCCAGCCGGACAgccggagggggtgggggcgggggcggggccgcgccCCCCCTCAATTCCAtcccctctgtcactcccccacccccggccaccACCAACAGCACAAATCCCAGCCCTCAAGGCAGCCACTCGGCTATCGGCTTGTCGGGCCTGAACCCCAGCACGGG ccCTGGCCTCTGGTGGAACCCTGCCCCTTACCAGCCTTGA
- the POU2F2 gene encoding POU domain, class 2, transcription factor 2 isoform X8 gives MTQLFPQPCGAGSMVHSSMGAPEIRMSKPLEAEKQGLDSPSEHTDTERNGPDTNHQNPQNKTSPFSVSPTGPSTKIKAEDPSGDSAPAAPPPPQPAQPHLPQAQLMLTGSQLAGDIQQLLQLQQLVLVPGHHLQPPAQFLLPQAQQSQPGLLPTPNLFQLPQQTQGALLTSQPRAGLPTQAVTRPTLPDPHLSHPQPPKCLEPPSHPEEPSDLEELEQFARTFKQRRIKLGFTQGDVGLAMGKLYGNDFSQTTISRFEALNLSFKNMCKLKPLLEKWLNDAETMSVDSSLPSPNQLSSPSLGFDGLPGRRRKKRTSIETNVRFALEKSFLANQKPTSEEILLIAEQLHMEKEVIRVWFCNRRQKEKRINPCSAAPMLPSPGKPASYSPHLVTPQGGAGTLPLSQASSSLSTTVTTLSSAVGTLHPSRTAGGGGGGGGAAPPLNSIPSVTPPPPATTNSTNPSPQGSHSAIGLSGLNPSTGSTMVGLSSGLSPALMSNNPLATIQALASGGTLPLTSLDGSGNLVLGAAGAAPGSPGLVTSPLFLNHAGLPLLSAPPGVGLVSAAAAAVAASISSKSPGLSSSSSSSSSSSSTCSEAAAQTPGGPGGPEAGSKPE, from the exons ATGACACAGTTGTTCCCCCAGCCCTGCGGGGCGGGCAGCATGGTTCACTCCAGCATGGGGGCTCCAG AAATAAGAATGTCTAAGCCCCTGGAGGCCGAGAAGCAAGGTCTGGACTCCCCGTCAGAGCACacag ACACTGAAAGAAATGGACCAGACACTAACCATCAG AACCCCCAGAATAAGACCTCCCCGTTCTCCGTGTCCCCAACTGGCCCCAGCACCAAG ATCAAGGCTGAAGACCCCAGTGGCGACTCAGCCCCAgcagcacccccgcccccccagccagCTCAGCCGCATCTGCCCCAGGCCCAACTCATGTTGACGGGCAGCCAGCTAGCCGGG gaCATACAACAGCTCCTCCAGCTTCAGCAGCTGGTGCTTGTGCCGGGCCACCACCTACAGCCACCTGCTCAGTTCCTGCTGCCACAGGCCCAGCAGAGTCAGCCAG GCCTGCTACCGACACCAAATCTCTTCCAGCTACCTCAGCAAACCCAGGGAGCTCTTCTGACCTCCCAGCCCCGGGCCGGGCTGCCCACACAG GCCGTGACCCGCCCCACGCTGCCCGACCCGCACCTCTCGCACCCGCAGCCCCCCAAATGCTTGGAGCCACCATCCCACCCCGAGGAGCCCAGTGACCTGGAGGAGCTGGAGCAGTTCGCCCGCACCTTCAAGCAACGCCGCATCAAGCTGGGCTTCACACAG GGTGACGTGGGCCTGGCCATGGGCAAGCTCTACGGCAACGACTTTAGCCAGACGACCATCTCGCGTTTCGAGGCCCTCAACCTGAGCTTCAAGAACATGTGCAAACTCAAGCCCCTCCTGGAGAAGTGGCTCAATGACGCAG AGACTATGTCTGTGGACTCAAGCCTGCCCAGCCCCAACCAGCTGAGCAGCCCCAGCCTGGGCTTCGACGGGCTCCCCGGCCGGAGACGCAAGAAGAGGACCAGCATCGAAACAAACGTCCGCTTCGCCTTAGAGAAGAGTTTTCTAGCG AACCAGAAGCCTACCTCAGAGGAGATCCTGCTGATCGCAGAGCAGCTGCACATGGAGAAGGAAGTGATCCGCGTCTGGTTCTGCAACCGGCGCCAGAAGGAAAAACGCATCAACCCCTGCAGCGCAGCCCCCATGTTACCCAGCCCCGGGAAGCCGGCCAGCTACAGCCCCCATCTG gTCACACCCCAAGGGGGCGCTGGGACCTTGCCATTGTCCCAAGCTTCCAGCAGTCTGAGCACAACAG tTACTACCTTATCCTCAGCTGTGGGGACGCTCCACCCCAGCCGGACAgccggagggggtgggggcgggggcggggccgcgccCCCCCTCAATTCCAtcccctctgtcactcccccacccccggccaccACCAACAGCACAAATCCCAGCCCTCAAGGCAGCCACTCGGCTATCGGCTTGTCGGGCCTGAACCCCAGCACGGG AAGCACAATGGTGGGGTTGAGCTCCGGGCTGAGTCCAGCCCTCATGAGCAACAACCCTTTGGCCACTATCCAAG ccCTGGCCTCTGGTGGAACCCTGCCCCTTACCAGCCTTGACGGCAGCGGGAACCTGGTGCTGGGGGCGGCTGGCGCGGCCCCGGGGAGCCCCGGCCTGGTGACCTCACCACTCTTCTTGAACCACGCTGGGCTGCCCCTGCTCAGCGCCCCGCCTGGCGTGGGCCTGGTCTCGGCAGCTGCTGCGGCTGTGGCGGCCTCCATCTCCAGCAAGTCTCCGGGCctctcctcgtcctcctcctcatcctcgtCCTCGTCCTCCACTTGCAGTGAGGCGGCAGCACAGACCCCTGGAGGCCCTGGGGGGCCCGAGGCAGGGTCCAAGCCCGAGTGA
- the POU2F2 gene encoding POU domain, class 2, transcription factor 2 isoform X9, translating to MTQLFPQPCGAGSMVHSSMGAPEIRMSKPLEAEKQGLDSPSEHTDTERNGPDTNHQNPQNKTSPFSVSPTGPSTKVGILSGLHLTFWGPGPCLSPPQIKAEDPSGDSAPAAPPPPQPAQPHLPQAQLMLTGSQLAGLTALMPAQQQLLLQQAQAQLLAAAVQQSSAAAAAAAASTSSSSSSSSSSASSSTSQPPASSGGGDLPPPQPASQPPGTPQLTLSQPIQLTAQDIQQLLQLQQLVLVPGHHLQPPAQFLLPQAQQSQPGLLPTPNLFQLPQQTQGALLTSQPRAGLPTQAVTRPTLPDPHLSHPQPPKCLEPPSHPEEPSDLEELEQFARTFKQRRIKLGFTQGDVGLAMGKLYGNDFSQTTISRFEALNLSFKNMCKLKPLLEKWLNDAETMSVDSSLPSPNQLSSPSLGFDGLPGRRRKKRTSIETNVRFALEKSFLANQKPTSEEILLIAEQLHMEKEVIRVWFCNRRQKEKRINPCSAAPMLPSPGKPASYSPHLVTPQGGAGTLPLSQASSSLSTTVTTLSSAVGTLHPSRTAGGGGGGGGAAPPLNSIPSVTPPPPATTNSTNPSPQGSHSAIGLSGLNPSTGPGLWWNPAPYQP from the exons ATGACACAGTTGTTCCCCCAGCCCTGCGGGGCGGGCAGCATGGTTCACTCCAGCATGGGGGCTCCAG AAATAAGAATGTCTAAGCCCCTGGAGGCCGAGAAGCAAGGTCTGGACTCCCCGTCAGAGCACacag ACACTGAAAGAAATGGACCAGACACTAACCATCAG AACCCCCAGAATAAGACCTCCCCGTTCTCCGTGTCCCCAACTGGCCCCAGCACCAAG GTGGGCATTCTCTCTGGCCTCCACTTAACATTCTGGGGTCCCGgaccctgcctctctcccccccaGATCAAGGCTGAAGACCCCAGTGGCGACTCAGCCCCAgcagcacccccgcccccccagccagCTCAGCCGCATCTGCCCCAGGCCCAACTCATGTTGACGGGCAGCCAGCTAGCCGGG CTCACGGCGCTGATGCCCGCTCAGCAGCAGCTCCTCCTGCAGCaagcccaggcccagctcctggcCGCCGCCGTGCAGCAATCCAgtgccgccgccgctgccgccgccgcctccacctcctcctcctcttcctcctcctcctcctctgcctcctcctcgacctcgcagcccccagcctcctctggggGGGGCGACCTGCCACCACCACAGCCTGCCAGCCAGCCCCCCGGGACCCCACAGCTCACCCTCTCCCAGCCCATCCAGCTCACGGCACAG gaCATACAACAGCTCCTCCAGCTTCAGCAGCTGGTGCTTGTGCCGGGCCACCACCTACAGCCACCTGCTCAGTTCCTGCTGCCACAGGCCCAGCAGAGTCAGCCAG GCCTGCTACCGACACCAAATCTCTTCCAGCTACCTCAGCAAACCCAGGGAGCTCTTCTGACCTCCCAGCCCCGGGCCGGGCTGCCCACACAG GCCGTGACCCGCCCCACGCTGCCCGACCCGCACCTCTCGCACCCGCAGCCCCCCAAATGCTTGGAGCCACCATCCCACCCCGAGGAGCCCAGTGACCTGGAGGAGCTGGAGCAGTTCGCCCGCACCTTCAAGCAACGCCGCATCAAGCTGGGCTTCACACAG GGTGACGTGGGCCTGGCCATGGGCAAGCTCTACGGCAACGACTTTAGCCAGACGACCATCTCGCGTTTCGAGGCCCTCAACCTGAGCTTCAAGAACATGTGCAAACTCAAGCCCCTCCTGGAGAAGTGGCTCAATGACGCAG AGACTATGTCTGTGGACTCAAGCCTGCCCAGCCCCAACCAGCTGAGCAGCCCCAGCCTGGGCTTCGACGGGCTCCCCGGCCGGAGACGCAAGAAGAGGACCAGCATCGAAACAAACGTCCGCTTCGCCTTAGAGAAGAGTTTTCTAGCG AACCAGAAGCCTACCTCAGAGGAGATCCTGCTGATCGCAGAGCAGCTGCACATGGAGAAGGAAGTGATCCGCGTCTGGTTCTGCAACCGGCGCCAGAAGGAAAAACGCATCAACCCCTGCAGCGCAGCCCCCATGTTACCCAGCCCCGGGAAGCCGGCCAGCTACAGCCCCCATCTG gTCACACCCCAAGGGGGCGCTGGGACCTTGCCATTGTCCCAAGCTTCCAGCAGTCTGAGCACAACAG tTACTACCTTATCCTCAGCTGTGGGGACGCTCCACCCCAGCCGGACAgccggagggggtgggggcgggggcggggccgcgccCCCCCTCAATTCCAtcccctctgtcactcccccacccccggccaccACCAACAGCACAAATCCCAGCCCTCAAGGCAGCCACTCGGCTATCGGCTTGTCGGGCCTGAACCCCAGCACGGG ccCTGGCCTCTGGTGGAACCCTGCCCCTTACCAGCCTTGA